ATGATATAGGATCACTGTTCGAGTAGGCATAAAACCATATTGTGTTTCAGAAACGCCGGCCAGAGGCCAGCGTTGAGCCCCCATCCAATGTCAATGGGTATCGACTTGGCTGGGTCCGAAATCGGGTTTGACAATATGGCTATTGACTTCACGTCGAAACGTGATTCGATCTCGGAAGACGAAGGGCTGTATGTCTCGTGTCGGACGGATTCTGTTGGCAACAATTGAACCCATTCCCCCTCGTCATCATCATCTCGAGTCCGTTTTCGAATAACTCTATTGGCCAGATAAGTTGGTAACAACGATGTTACCACCAAATGATTGCAAAGGAAGTTCGCTGCCTTTTGGCTGTCTCATCTCTATCACTCGTATCAAAATAGTGTGACCTGTTAGCGAATAGCCTGAAAACGTTTTCTCCGTTTGGTCACGTTTATACCATCCGCTACTCTCTTTTTAACAGTCCGTGAGGTTTCGAAGCCACCACCTACTGCCCTCACGGACGCTTTTCAATTCGAGAGGGGCTGCAATAAAGCAATGGGCAGACGATTCGTGTTAGTCGTCCTTGAGTAATTCATCATGGGTTCGTTTGACATTGTCCTAGCCACCCGGCGGTGGCCGTTTCCCTCGGATCTCCGGGTTCCCTGAAGCTTCTCGAAAGGGCCATTCACAAAAATCGAGTGACACTTATTCTATCTCAAGTGCATCGACGGCCTTAGCAGGCTCGACGTCGTGATCGACGAGGCGGCTCGCTGCGAGCTGCCGGGCTTCTCGTGAGAGTTCGGGATCGGCGCGTTCATAGTGGACTGAGAACTCGGTCAGTGCGACGGCGATCAGGAGGTCTTCTTGTCGATCGGTGAGAGACATCGCCGATGTTGGCCGCGGCTCAGTATACAAACTCAGGCGTCGCAGAAACGCTGACCAGTGACCAACATTTGAGCCCATCCCCTATAGGTGATCTGTCGCCGGGGGCGGGTCTGAGATTGATGGTCTGTCAATTTGGCTATTGACTTGACGTCGGAACGCAATCCAATCTCAGTTGTGACGAGGGTTTGTCTCGGAGTGGTTCAGTGTTGAGTCGTCAACTGAATCCTCTCTCGTCATCACTGTCTGGAGTCTGTTATGATTAACTCTATTGGCCACGTAGAGGGGTAACAGCACTGTTACCGGCCAATAAAAGTAATCGAAGGTCGGTTGCTCGTTGACTGGTTCATCGCCACTCAAGACCGGCGACGCAGCGATTATACAGTATCCTATAAAATAACGCAAAGCATCTTATTTCGAGTTTTCCAACACCTTTGCGACAGTAAGGATACTGTCGAATTTGGTTGGTGAGTCGGTTAGCTGTATCGTTTCCTCATCTGCATTATAGCTGATGAACTCAGTCGAATCCACTTTTTGCAGGTGGTTGTGATACAACGACAACTCAATTTGCTCTATTTTCTTATCAGACACCTCAGTTGTGGCTGGATCCACTTCCATTTCTGCGACCGCCTTCGCTACATCATCAACGTGAACCGCCTCTGATTGCTCCTTCAGATAATACAACGTGTATCGACGACGTGTATTATGAAGCAAATCCAGCACCTTTTCGACGGAAACCATGATAATTAATGGTGTTCTTCAAGTATAACCATGGCGGTTGCCCTTATCCAATTACAATAACTATAAGAAACTCTCCCCCAGAATTTATCTATTTCAGCGCCATATTCTAGCCGATGACACGGAATGGGATGAAAAGCAATGGTCTTTGCACTAGAATAATTGAAACGGTTGCAAAAAGAGAACAAACAGATCCAGAAGAACTCCAAACGTTATACGATGTGATCAACCCAGATGTACTTAACAGGCTCTTTAGACCGAAAATGGATGAAACAGAACGATCGGGACGAGTTGAGTTTCCATACAATGACTATATGGTCATCATCGATTTTGATGATAAGCCAGAAATAACACTTAAAGAGTAATTGAACATCAACTGAGTAACCCTGAAGTTGTCATAGTATCTGGTTCGATATCTCAGTGAAAGTCGAAGAATGTGACTCTCCTGGTCATCGTCGACAACTTCAGGCGACGACGATTCTCGACTCCGCAGGCTTCCCTGATGCGATCGTCAAAGCGTCTGTACCGGACAGGAAGAACGTCTTCGAGGACTCGAGTGAGAGCTCCCAGACCATGACGATCAACGCGCCAGCAGTGGCCAGTTTCGAGTCCGGTACACACCCGATCCGGGGCTAGCGATTGTCGTTCGCTGGCTATCAGGGCGATCGGGAGCGTGTTAAATTGGAGCTCGCATACGAGTCGCTACTCGATTCCAAGTGGTCGACAGCCAGTTGCCTCACTTTTATCAACCGATACTGGCGTGCCGACCGCTGTTCAGCGCACAGCTAGATATCGAACCCGAAGTTGAAGTCACCCTGCCACTGTGACCGTTCGCCTCGGAAGGCCGTCGTCCCGCGGTGGCGGTTGCCGACCCACAGCACGTCCTCGAGCGTGGTCCCGGGGTCGCTCATCACGAGTCCGTCGAAGTTCGAACTCTCGATGTTGTGAGCCCGGCCACTCTCGCCGAATCGGAGACTTGCACCATCCGGTTCAATCTGCGTGTTATGCATGCGAAGCTGATCTACATTAGTGCCCCGTCTGCTGACGAAGAAGCCGTGGCGGTCCTGCTCCGTCTGAGAGTTGAGATCGTACTCACAGTCTCTGAAGACGACGTTCGACGAACTAATGTAGACCGCGTAATCGGAGATACTCGGGCTCGAGTGATCGGTGATCGTACAGCCTTCGAACACCGTCTGTGCCTCATCGTTATCGGCAACGCGAATTGCGCGCCCGTCACCCCCTTTGTCGGTGATGTGGACGTCCGTCAGGTGTGCCGGCCCATCCTGTGTTAGGCGAATTATCTCGGTGTTCTTTTCGACCTCGTTTCGGATGGTAAGCCCTTTGACCATCTGGCCACCGCCGGACTGGAGCCAGAGACCGGACCAGGGGTATCCTGGCTGCTCGGTCATCGTAATGCGGCAGTCCTCGATGTAATCGTTAGCGCCGATACGGAACCCCGCACCGGAGCAGTCGCGGGCGTGGCAACCACGAAGGATATTCCGACCAGAGTTGTTTGACACATAGAACCCGTTGTCGACGTAGCCACTCACCTGGCAGCCGTCCCAGATGTTTGTACCACGGTTGTAGATCTCCGAACTGAACGGAATCGCGTGCCCGACGTGGGTATCCCGATCGTAGTGGGTGTCGCCGTTGTTGAGGTGGCAGCCCCTGATGATGTTCGTCGTTGTGACCCGCCGGCCGTCGACCATGATCGTGTGTCGATCGCCGCCGAAGTTGGGGTTACGCCTGTCACGTCGACCGCGCATGGAGACGTTCTGGATCAGCCCGTACGTATAGGTGTACCAGCGACAGATGCCGGCGTCGTAGTCGCCGCGGATGTCGACCTCGAGATTCTTCATCACCGTACTCTGCGCATGGGGGAGCGAATCGTCGATCCGTCCGACAGTCATCAGCCGGTCGACGTCTTGATCAGTGACCTTGAGCGTCGCGTACGGATCGCCAACGATGCTCAGAAACTCGTGGGCGTCGAAGTGGATGTTATCGGTCTCGACGTACCACGTCCCGGCGGGAATCTCGTAGCGGTGGTTCCGTTCCGTAGGTGGACGCGAGGTGTAGTGGTCCTTGATCGCGCCCCACAGGTCGTCCTGCTCGGGCTGGACTCCAAGATCGGTTCGAACATTGACGGTGTATGGGTTTGTCTTTTCCTGGATTTCGACGGTATCCTCGCTGGATTCGCTTGCCGAGAGTGACGCCCCGAAGTCTATGTGGTTTGTACTATCGTCGATAGTCGTCCCTGAGTCGCTGACGGTTATTCCGTTGCCCGACCCCTGATTTTGTGCTGCAGCAACATTGGTACTCTGAGAACTCATCGCAGCACCGGTGGTGGCGCTGCCAATCCCGAGGGCACCAAGTAGTTGAACGTACGAACGTCGCGTTGTCCCACCTTCACTATCATCCGATTGCAATTTCCGATGGCTATCTATCATTGCATGTTATTGTCAGTAAATCTTATGTATTATTACCAATTTGTTAACGACACTTGTGCTATCGTGAACGACTTTCAATTTACTTTGACTATAATATGACGATGAATGTCGTATCGATTTATCTATGTGAGGAGAGAATCTAAAAATCCGGAATCAGATGAGGTGCAACTGCGAACAAGCGCAAAACTCAACGAGACAGTAACAGAATCAATCCTCAACCTCGTCCTACGCAATCTTCCAGCCGTTATCGTATTGGACTGGAACTCGTTCAACCTTGAGACTTGAGTCGTCAAACTGCGACTTGGCCAGGTCGTTCAGTCGTTTTACTTTTTGATTTGACGCTAATTCCATGAATCGGCTTAGGCGGTGATCAGGCCCTTCGACGGTAAGTAAGATTATCTTTCGGTTGTTCAGTAATTGAATCTCATTTACAATCGCTTCATAGGTCCTGGTCAAGATGTCTATTCAATTGAGGGGTGACCATCACCTTTTCGTCACACTCACTGGAGTAGTTACCACCGTCTCCGTCGTTGCCGGTCTGAGCCGCTCGTAGAGGTGGTGAGCTTGTAGGGGACGACATAGTATGGCGACCTGACGTCTGTATAGAATATTGAGGATAGGACCGCCTCCGCAGTAGATTGTATCCCGAGAAACGCTGGCCGGAGGGCAGTTGCCCTGTATCCCTATGTAGCCAAGCGATAGCGAAGGATCAGTGATGTCTCGAAGAGGATTCAGTCGCTATCGATTCTCCTCTTCCTTCGCCGGCCCAATATAATATCCAATGGTTATTAGTTCTATTGGTCGACTAATCCTTGGATATAGAACGTCGTAGATTTCCATTCTCTCTCATCATCTTCTTCCCCATTCTATAGAAGGTATCTAGCACCAAGACGATCGGCGATGTTATCCTGAAGCCGCGGAGGAGTATCAGCAGCCGAACGGAGAACGTGAGTGAGATTTCAATGGGTCAGTAGGACGATTCCAACGTGCTTGGAATCGGAGCGAAGTTAATATGGGCCAGGACTAGTACTATTCATTGTCGCGTGTCCCACCGCGTGACACGATCCAATCAGCATCCAACCCTACCCCGATGTTGTTTCCATGCCGCCCGGCGGCCACCCCCCTGCGCCCATCCGGGCGGCCTTTTGAGGTCTTTTCGAGGCGATCAGATGCCGAGCGATAGCTTCACCGTCAAAAGTCGGGTCACAACCATTCAGGTAATGCGATAGTAGCGCTGACCACCCACTCTAGGCTATCTGTGTAAATTCGTCTCGATGCCACCCGGTAATTTGCAGACGCCGATCCAGTGTTTCCAGCCCTTTCTGTATATAATCACCATTATAGAGTCTGCGTCCCATCAATCCGATAATGAGCAGCTGGAAGTCGCTCGTGAACACCTTCGGCGGAAGGCCCGCCATTCTAGTCCTCGGTGGGCTCTACATCAGCTCAACTATCGGAGTATACAATGCAGAAGTGACAAGCGGCACACCCATTTCGAACGCCCTCTTTCTCGCGTTTTTCGTCTTTGCTCCAGGGGGAATCCTCCTCATCGGTGGATACTGGCTGCCACGGACTTCCATCAACCCGGAGTTCTACCGAACGGTGACCATTTGGTGTCTAAGTGCGATCGGATTGTTGAGTGGCTTGCTCGCGGTGTATCATCTCTCTCCAAATACCAGTATTGACAACCCCGTCCAAACGATTCTCATCATTACGGGGTTTGTCGTCGTCCCGGCGTTCGTTGGTGGAGTTTCCGCAGCGAAGTCAAAAACCAGAGCGTTCGATCTCGAACAGCGTAACCAGGAACTCCAAGAGGCACACATTGAGTTGGAGGAACGTGAGGTCGAACTTCAGCGCGTTCAAGAACGGATGGAGTTCGCATTGACTAACACCGACGCCGTGGTGTGGGAGTGGGATACCGAAAACGACCAGGCGTCGTACTATCCTTCTGAAGAGTCCTTGTTCGGCACCACCATCGAAAATTGGGAGGACTTCGTCGCCGTAATCCATCCAGATGACAGAGACGCAGTCCAACAAGCAATCGATGAGTCTCTCGAAACCGGCGAGCCAAAGCACGAGGAGGCCCGTATTGTCCGGAATGGTGAGATTCGGTGGATCGAAGCTCCCGGTCAACCGGTAACTGACGGCAGCGGGTTGACACGGATGATCGGCGTGGCGCACGACATAACTGACCGCAAAACGTTTGAGCAACAGCTACAGTCCTCGAATAAGCGGCTTGAGCAGTTCGCCTACGTCGCATCTCACGACCTCCAAGAACCCCTCCGAATGATCACAAGTTATCTCAACCTACTCGAAAATCGTTATACCGACGAACTTGACGATGAATCTCATGAGTTCATCGAGTACGCCGTCGATGGCTCGGAGCGGATGCGGGAGATGATTCAGGATCTCTTGGCGTACTCCCGGCTTGATACTGATGCCAGACCCCTTGAGCCCACGGATGCCGAGGCAGTTGTCGACGATGTCCTCAATAACCCCAACTTCAAGTCGAAGAGACCGGTACCGACGTCATCGTTGGAGAACTACCGACAGTGGAAGCTGACGATAACCAGCTCAAACAAGTGTTTCAGAACCTCATCTCAAACGCCATCAAGTATCAGAATGATGAGAAGCCGCGGATCGAGATAAGTGCTACACGATCTGACGGGATGTGCCTGTTCAAAATCGTCGACAACGGTATTGGGATGGATCCGGTGTACACGGGTCAGATCTTCGAGGTATTCAATCGGCTCCACACCACTCAGGAATACTCCGGAACAGGGATCGGCCTGGCACTCTGTAAAAGGATCGTCGAGCGACACGGTGGCGATATCTGGGTGGAGTCAGAACCCGGGGAAGGGTCGACGTTCTTCTTCACGGTTCCGTTTGTCGATCAACTAGTTGATTAAGCGGAAGACATTTGTATGAATTAAATAGTTTGATATTAATGGCCAACCACAGCAACGGCGAACTGATCAATATTCTGCTCGTTGAGGACCATAAGTCCTTTGTCTGTACCGAGCGGCAACTACAGATACGAACTGATCAGGATCAACAGCTTCCCCACGAAGGATCATCCTGTGACCAAAGTCCCACTTCAGACCCACTGGAATCACCCAATGGAGGGAAAGTAAGTGCCGGGTGGTTACAACCCTCAGCATCTATTTTCCCGGAGTAGTCCGTGGTGAATTCAACTTTTTCCAACTCCGTTTCAGTAGCATACAGCAGCGTGAATTCAGCTGGCTCTGTATCCCAGGAGGGATCAATGACCTCACGACTATCCCCATCAATTTCTATGATCTCGTCGTAAACAATCTCATCATTACGGTAAAGCTGTAAGTGGACAGTGGGGGTCTCTTCGTACCGATTCCCGACAAATATACTCCCGATACGAACACCGCTTCCAGAATCGGATAAAGGAAGATCAATACAGCCGGTAGTCAACGAAATACCGGCTGTTCCAAGGATATGCCGCCGCGTTACTGGCAGTCTTCTCATACTTTACATTGTTATCAAACTTCTACAAATTTCTTCCCACAAGGGATACCTCTATGGCCTGTACTGAGCGGTATGTGCTTGGCCTGTGCTGAACGATTGGTAGTGTGAAGACTATCAAAGGATAAGAATGTGAACAGAGCTAATCTACGGATTGGTGAGGATCCGTACATCGGACTGCGTGACGAGGACACGAAACTCTCCGACCGAGAATCTAATCTCGAGGTCATCGTTCGCCGAGTCCACGAGTTGCTCAAGTGCTTCGACGTCGATCACCCGTTGCAATTGGTACTCGTCACGACCGAGTCCCTCCGTTTCGAGCGCGTCGACGATTTCGAAGAGGAGCTGCCGATCACTCATCTGCGATCACCTCGTCGACGACATCGATAATCTCCGCAGCGGTCGAACTGATTCGCTTGAGTCGGTCGAGGATGACCTCCGACTCTTCGCCCTCCCATGCAGCGAGGTAGAACGCCGACCCACTCGTATCCAGCCCGAAATACCGACCGACGATGTAGCCGACGGCTTCCGCCTCGAGTTCGCGTTTCGAGCGTTCGGTTTCGTCGTCGACAGCACCGTGCAAGAGTGCGTGGGCGTACTCGTGGACAGTCGTTACGGCGAGGTCGGCGCTGTTCTCACGATCGCGGACCTCGATCAGTGGTCGCTGCGCGGGAGAGCGGTACTGACACACGCCGCTAGCATCACCGTGAGACCACTCCGCTGGAGAAACGACCTCGGCTTCCACGTCAAGCATCGAAGCTCCCTCGAGGAGCGCTGGCACCAGTCCGTCGGCCTCTCCGGTCGCCTCGGTCTCGAGTTCGGTCAGTGGCTCCCCTTCGGTTTGTGAAATATCGAAGACTGGTGCTGGCCGAAAGCCGACGAGACCTTCCGACCACTCTGCTGGTGACGTCTCGTCGTATTCGCAGTCACCTTGATCGTGGTACGACGGCGAGTTCTCACACTCGGGGCACTGCTTCGCGATGATCGGTGCCCAGATCCAGATTGCACTCTCGCCTTCTTTCACATGCCGGTCGAACTCGTTTTGCCACGTTCGATAGCCAGCGACGTGAGTTGCGTGCGGACACTGCCGAGTGATTAGCAGCGTATTTCGGTAGGAGTAATCGTGAAAGCGGCTCTGGACACCGACCCACTCCTGGAATTGCTCACTCGAGACTGCTTTGTCAACCTCGTCGACGAGGTCTTCGACCCAGACTTCCATCGTACTGTGCATCTCGTCACGTCTGGTGTCCGAATCATCGAAGGACACCTGCGAACAGTCGCTCGTAGTCATCGTTCTTGACGATGGACGCTCCGTTCTGGAACGCCCCTCACCCCTTTGGGGGAAGAAAAACACACTCGAGGGACCGCTCGAGCGGCTCCGTTACAAGTGTCTCATCCGGGTTGCGACGATCAGGTTTCGGCTTCCATCTCGAGTAACTCGTCTCGCCGACTGCGGAGCGTGTTCGGTGATGTTCCTGCGATATCGGCGATCCGTTGTTGCGAGAGACAGAATCCGACTCGCTGGACAGCGAGATAGAGACAGCCCGCTGCGACGCCACTCGGCCGGCAGCCGATCGTCAGTCTGCGTTCGCGTGCCTTCTGTGCGAGTTCGAGTGCTTGTCGACGAACCTGATCTGGGACCTCGAGTTCTGTCGCAAGCCGTGGAATCCGATCTGTTGCTGCAATCGGCTGTGTCGGTAACTCGAGTTCGACGTTCATCGCGGTGTAGGCGTTGGTGAGTCTCTGCTGATCACAACATGCACAGGCTGCGACTTCGGCCCGTGATCGTCCAAGTCCGTTACACCGAGTGGTTGCGTAGACGCTGGCTGCAGCCACCGCCTCGAGCGATCGTCCGCGACAGAGCTGTGCAGACTGTGCAGTTCGAAACAGCGAACACGCCTGATCCCGGATACTCTGTGCGAGGCCGAGACTTGTGACGATCCGCCGGATTTCACCGAGTCCATAGGCGAGGTTCCGTTCGGCTTTCGACTGCCACTGGGCACGGGACTGTTCGCGACGCAGCCGGTTCAATTGTCGGAGCTTCGTGTTCGAGAGGGCGTTTCCATGTCCGTCTTGCTTGTACCCGATCTCGGTGGAGAGGCCTCGGTCGTGGCGTGTCGGTGTCAGCGGGGCACCGGTCCGTCTCTTGGATCCCTGCTCGTCATGTCGACCCCAGTCCGGTCCTTGGTCTAGTTTGGTGTCCTCGAGGATACGTCCACAGTCCTCACAGACCGTCTCGTGGTCAATCGTTCGAACGCTGCCGCCACAGTCTCGACAGTTAGTTGTAGTCGTCTGAACTCCTTCGCCAAACGTCGTGTAGATGTCTCTCGTTGCCATCAGTAACTCCGAAGAGGACAACTGATCAGCCCCTTCACCGCTACTGGGGCGATAAACAGCGCCAGTCGATCAGATAGATCCCTCTCACATCGAAGTTAGAGCGGCTTGCTTGAGCTCAAAGCTTAGTAAAAAGTTCTGAGATGTTGATCGGAAGCAAACTCGCTAACGTTGAGTCGGCGAATTGTGCCTCGACAGTGGTCTTCGCGATTTTCATTCCCAAAACGCTTCGATTCGATTGTCTAAGTCGCCGAGTACATCCGAGAGTATATCTCGCCAGTCTTCCGCGTACTCGACATCGTTCCCAGGTGTCGCTGCATCTGGAGGTGGATGAAAATGTGAGCGGGTATTGTGATCGTTTGGATGGCGGTCCCACCGACATTCCCAGTGGTCTCCAGTGTCGTATTGTTCAGAGTAGTGGATGTTGAAATCGTCTGTCTCATACCATCGGACCTGAAGATACGCACGCTCGATAGCAGTTGGAAAGTACCCCATGTCGTATTCTGCGATGACTGAACTGGGTGCGTACTCCGGCTGAAAGACAGTCTCTGCAAAGCGGTTGGTTCGTTCAAGACGTTGTCCGATTTGTTCGAGAATGTCGGTATCGATGCCACCGACCTCTGGGGCAGTATCGTCGCCAGCTGGCCGGCGTTTAGGCATCGACTTTGGCACCGCCACTCGAGGGATGGCCGTTCTGACGCGCTATATCTAACAGCTCTGCACGTTGTTTGAGCGTTTTCCACTCACTCAGTGCTTCCCACACCTCTTCGACCGACGCTTCCTCAGTACTATCCATGAGAGACACATCTTCCGGACTGTCAGCATCGAACTGGGCACGATACTCCCCAATTCGTTTTATCGTCTCTTTGAGCTCTTTGACGATCTCTGCCTCAGAATATTCGTCTCGGATTTGCTCAACTCTGCGCCACTGGAGATACGATTCGTTGCGTTCGTATCTCACAGGTCGTCCCGAGATCTCACGTGTCATTCCCATCGAACTGAACCATTCCAGATAGTCCCTTGCAGTCTCAGTATCGCAGTCTGCTTTCTCTGCGATTTTGGACACTTTCGTCGGAGTCCGTAGCTGTAAAATAACACTGAGCAATCGTTCTCGCGTTGGGCCTCCCTTCAAGACCTCCTCAGGTGAGTCCCATTCGGTAAAGTCAGGCGGACTCTCAGCTGAATCGCGAATGTCATCGGGAGTATCAGTTAAGTCCATCAGTGCTCACCTACATCCAACTACAATATGATCGGCCATATATCTACCGCAAGCTGAATTATTTCTGTTCTATTCAGCGAGTCACGTTGTTCTCTGTTCAGAACTATCGACGTATTTTCTTGCTCAGCAGGAATTTCCTGCATGTGTATGGCCGGCCGGAGATCAAAATCAGTTGGCATGCTCAACAGCGTATTCGAACGTAGTAGCCGATATCGTCGAGCCGCATCTTAAGCCATGTATCAGCGGTTGATTTGATGAGAGGCCCTGCATCGAGAACTCGTCCTTCCGATCGGATTAGTCAATGGCTCGAGAAAAGACAGATCCACGCAACGAGTAGTCGAAAAGCTGGTCACATCGAAGGGGTCTCCAATTGACTGGCCTAGACACCATTCTCGCGAAATCGAACTACGTCGACGTCAATTGGAAGCGTCTTGAAGTCGTCATCAGCACCGGCGATGAGTGTCGAATCCGTCTCGTAGGCGAGTGCAACGCCATGAGCGTCCGCGAACGAGATGTGACCATCCGCCTTCACCTCGGCGGCGGCAAGCCGCCAGTCAGCTCGTTCGATTTGAATACCCCACCGCTCGAGCGCACGGAGATCGCGATCGGCAGTCCGAAGTGAGTCTGTCGTGGGTTTGTCGTCAATTCCTTCGAAGCGTGCAACGAGATACAGTACTTCACCAGCGTTGGTTTCTGCCAGCAGCCCTTCGTCAG
This region of Natrinema sp. DC36 genomic DNA includes:
- a CDS encoding DUF955 domain-containing protein codes for the protein MTTSDCSQVSFDDSDTRRDEMHSTMEVWVEDLVDEVDKAVSSEQFQEWVGVQSRFHDYSYRNTLLITRQCPHATHVAGYRTWQNEFDRHVKEGESAIWIWAPIIAKQCPECENSPSYHDQGDCEYDETSPAEWSEGLVGFRPAPVFDISQTEGEPLTELETEATGEADGLVPALLEGASMLDVEAEVVSPAEWSHGDASGVCQYRSPAQRPLIEVRDRENSADLAVTTVHEYAHALLHGAVDDETERSKRELEAEAVGYIVGRYFGLDTSGSAFYLAAWEGEESEVILDRLKRISSTAAEIIDVVDEVIADE
- a CDS encoding ATP-binding protein, coding for MFQNLISNAIKYQNDEKPRIEISATRSDGMCLFKIVDNGIGMDPVYTGQIFEVFNRLHTTQEYSGTGIGLALCKRIVERHGGDIWVESEPGEGSTFFFTVPFVDQLVD
- a CDS encoding HalOD1 output domain-containing protein gives rise to the protein MTRNGMKSNGLCTRIIETVAKREQTDPEELQTLYDVINPDVLNRLFRPKMDETERSGRVEFPYNDYMVIIDFDDKPEITLKE
- a CDS encoding PIN domain-containing protein, with protein sequence MSDRYVFDTEAIIAYLYDEPGRSVVEEYLRDVRDGTDEGLLAETNAGEVLYLVARFEGIDDKPTTDSLRTADRDLRALERWGIQIERADWRLAAAEVKADGHISFADAHGVALAYETDSTLIAGADDDFKTLPIDVDVVRFRENGV
- a CDS encoding transcription initiation factor IIB family protein, with translation MATRDIYTTFGEGVQTTTTNCRDCGGSVRTIDHETVCEDCGRILEDTKLDQGPDWGRHDEQGSKRRTGAPLTPTRHDRGLSTEIGYKQDGHGNALSNTKLRQLNRLRREQSRAQWQSKAERNLAYGLGEIRRIVTSLGLAQSIRDQACSLFRTAQSAQLCRGRSLEAVAAASVYATTRCNGLGRSRAEVAACACCDQQRLTNAYTAMNVELELPTQPIAATDRIPRLATELEVPDQVRRQALELAQKARERRLTIGCRPSGVAAGCLYLAVQRVGFCLSQQRIADIAGTSPNTLRSRRDELLEMEAET
- a CDS encoding right-handed parallel beta-helix repeat-containing protein, which gives rise to MSSQSTNVAAAQNQGSGNGITVSDSGTTIDDSTNHIDFGASLSASESSEDTVEIQEKTNPYTVNVRTDLGVQPEQDDLWGAIKDHYTSRPPTERNHRYEIPAGTWYVETDNIHFDAHEFLSIVGDPYATLKVTDQDVDRLMTVGRIDDSLPHAQSTVMKNLEVDIRGDYDAGICRWYTYTYGLIQNVSMRGRRDRRNPNFGGDRHTIMVDGRRVTTTNIIRGCHLNNGDTHYDRDTHVGHAIPFSSEIYNRGTNIWDGCQVSGYVDNGFYVSNNSGRNILRGCHARDCSGAGFRIGANDYIEDCRITMTEQPGYPWSGLWLQSGGGQMVKGLTIRNEVEKNTEIIRLTQDGPAHLTDVHITDKGGDGRAIRVADNDEAQTVFEGCTITDHSSPSISDYAVYISSSNVVFRDCEYDLNSQTEQDRHGFFVSRRGTNVDQLRMHNTQIEPDGASLRFGESGRAHNIESSNFDGLVMSDPGTTLEDVLWVGNRHRGTTAFRGERSQWQGDFNFGFDI
- a CDS encoding histidine kinase dimerization/phospho-acceptor domain-containing protein codes for the protein MSSWKSLVNTFGGRPAILVLGGLYISSTIGVYNAEVTSGTPISNALFLAFFVFAPGGILLIGGYWLPRTSINPEFYRTVTIWCLSAIGLLSGLLAVYHLSPNTSIDNPVQTILIITGFVVVPAFVGGVSAAKSKTRAFDLEQRNQELQEAHIELEEREVELQRVQERMEFALTNTDAVVWEWDTENDQASYYPSEESLFGTTIENWEDFVAVIHPDDRDAVQQAIDESLETGEPKHEEARIVRNGEIRWIEAPGQPVTDGSGLTRMIGVAHDITDRKTFEQQLQSSNKRLEQFAYVASHDLQEPLRMITSYLNLLENRYTDELDDESHEFIEYAVDGSERMREMIQDLLAYSRLDTDARPLEPTDAEAVVDDVLNNPNFKSKRPVPTSSLENYRQWKLTITSSNKCFRTSSQTPSSIRMMRSRGSR
- a CDS encoding HalOD1 output domain-containing protein translates to MSDRQLLFEIVDALETEGLGRDEYQLQRVIDVEALEQLVDSANDDLEIRFSVGEFRVLVTQSDVRILTNP